AAGAAGGCGAGTTCATTCCACGGAAGCAGGTAGCCGCTGAATCCGAAGCCGAGACCGAGAAACAGCATCAGCATCCCGGTAAGCCACGTGAGTTCACGCGGTTTCCGATATGCCCTCTCGAAGAAAACGCTGAACATATGAACCATCGCCGCAAGGATAAACAGGTTTGCAGCCCAGCTGTGAATCGAGCGAATCAGCCAACCAAACTGCACTTTCGACATGATGAACTGAATGCTCTCGAAAGCAAGTTCTTCCCCGCTTTTGTAGTACAGGAGGAGAAGAATTCCTGTCACAACCTGGATGAGAAAAAGAAACAGCGTGATACCGCCAAAATAATACCACACGGAATGCCGGTGCACGGGAACATATTTCTTTCCCATGAAATGGACGAGGTCTTCGAGCTGTACACGCTCATCAACCCATGCATAGAGTTTTGTCAGGAAGGTTTTCATGATTTCTTCGAGATGAGAACCTCCTCTCCTTGCAGCACAACCCGGTATTCATCAAGAGGTCGAGGCGGCGGGCCGGCTATATTACGGCCGTTGAAATCATACTTGCCGTTGTGGCACGCACACCAGATAACGCCCATCTCCTTGTGGTACTGCACCGTACAATCGAGATGGGTGCATGTTGCATCGAACGCACGGAGTTCACCGGCGGCCGAGCGGACGAGAATAACAGGCTTATTGCCGAACCGGACGATCATGCCGCTGTCTTTTTCAATCGAGGACAGTGTGCCGACTTTAACGCTTGTTACTTCAACTTCGGCTTGCTTGGGTGGTTTGAGATATGCAAAGAGCGGATAGAGAATCGAGGCAGCCCATGCGACGAGGCTGCCGCCGAGAATGAGTTTCAGAAAATCACGTTTCCCGGGTTGTACGTGATCGTCGGGATCGCTGGTCATGAATGACCTCCAAAATGTCAGTTGGACTTACGGCAATCGCTTCGGTTGATGCTTTCCATTTCACAATGTTTGGATTGTTCTCTCTCCGGAATTCAGGATCGCATGAACAAGACCCTATTGCCCGGAATGGCAATCCCGGCACAACGTTTCCTTCCAGGTATCGCCTATGTCTTCGGGATGCTCGAACTCAAGTCCCGCAATGTTCAGTGTTGTCGGAACGGGGGCGGTACCCTGATAGAGAATTGTGTGGCATGTGTTGCAATCGCTGGAGATTGTTTTTCCTCCGGGACTCACATGCTTGCCTCCGTGGCAACGGAAGCAGCCGATGTTCGTCATGTGATCGACATTGTTGGGATATGCTTTCCAACTCACTTTCATGCGGGGAAAGAAATTGCGACTGTACTGCAACTTCAATTCCTCGGAAGCAAGCCGGATCACTTCTTCTTTCTCGCTTGCTACAGAGGGATAGTTGTCGCGGTAATATTCGCGTAACAACAGCGGAATACTGTCCATCGCCGCAGCGGTTGATGAGTAGGGCTGTACGAGAGCATTAACAGACGTTGCGCGCACGTTCGGTAATTCCGTACTGATACGCCCCAACGTCATGCTCTGGTCGACAATGCGGACGGGAGGCCTGTAGATGTGTGACGGCCGGTTGTGGCAATCGATGCAATCCATCTTGT
This genomic interval from Bacteroidota bacterium contains the following:
- a CDS encoding Rieske 2Fe-2S domain-containing protein, translated to MTSDPDDHVQPGKRDFLKLILGGSLVAWAASILYPLFAYLKPPKQAEVEVTSVKVGTLSSIEKDSGMIVRFGNKPVILVRSAAGELRAFDATCTHLDCTVQYHKEMGVIWCACHNGKYDFNGRNIAGPPPRPLDEYRVVLQGEEVLISKKS